A window of Glycine soja cultivar W05 chromosome 2, ASM419377v2, whole genome shotgun sequence genomic DNA:
cttcttctACCTAGCTATTCCCCTCTCTTTCTctgaaccttcttcttcttctctctttcacATAACATCCTAAGATATAatacgcacacacacacatacccatcaaacacacacacacatatatctGCTTCTTGTAgaacttgtttgttttgttgttgcttAAGGgttaatcaattatttgatgatgGAAGAGCCGGTTGTGGTTAACAAAGGAGATGATCATGATCATGATCACGAGCCTTTGGATTTGCCTCCAGGTTTCAGGTTCCACCCCACAGATGAAGAGATCATCACTTGTTACCTCACAGAGAAAGTCCTCAATAGAACCTTCAGTGCAACTGCTATTGGAGAAGCTGATTTCAACAAGTGTGAGCCTTGGGACTTGCCCAGTAAGTACTACTTCAATTCATTAattctctctctattttttttcttttttattttgttttctctcaATTTGATGACATAGGATTGATATGATATCATCAATCATCTTTCATTGTCACTTGTGGGTGGTTACTTGTTATTCATTGATCTGAATTTGTTGTGTAGAGAAAGCAAAGATGGGGGAGAAAGATTGGTACTTCTTTTGCCAAAGGGATAGGAAGTATCCAACAGGCATGAGAACCAATAGAGCAACCCAATCTGGGTATTGGAAGGCCACTGGCAAAGACAAAGAGATTTTCAAAGGGAAGAACAACCTTGTTGGGATGAAGAAGACCCTTGTTTTCTATAGAGGAAGAGCTCCTAAGGGTGAGAAGTCAAATTGGGTTATGCATGAATTCAGATTGGATGGCAAATTCGCATGTTACAACCTTCCCAAGGCTTCAAaggtaattaacaattaactacctctctctttttctctctcgcTTTTTTCAAGACATTTTTCTATGGATTTTGAGGAAGCTGGAAAAAGGTTGagattttttaataatcatgtcttttaattaatcatcactTTTTAGAAAAGTGCCTTTTGTGttgttttgagagattttttctttcatggGGGTGGTCCTCTAATATCGTACCTTTTGCTTTATTTAGTTCAATTGTTAAGATTCTAATAACAGTTACCTTTTtccgttttatttttcttggggGGTGTTTCATTATTTCAGGATGAATGGGTTGTGTGCAAGGTTTTCCACAAGGGCAACACCACTACTACAGATGTTGTTAACAAAAGGGCACTCCCAATAATTAACCCTTGCCTTTTGAGAATGAACTCATCAATTGGAGAAGATCTATTTGATTTCTCTTCTCTCCCACCTCTCGTGGATCCTCTCTTTGACCAAACCTCAAACAAGCACATTGACAATGATTTCAAGGGTACTAATAACACGccttcatcttcatcagctaaACCACCATCAAGTGGCTACTATCTTCCCAacttcatcaacaacaacaacaatcagCACATGCTAATGATGATGAAGCCAGAAGAACACAAAATGTATGAGATTCCCACCAACAACTATGCCTCCACCAGCCAAGTGAATTTCACTACTACTAATAACCCAATAATGGGAATTAGCACAGGCAATAACAATACCCTTCTTTCTCAGCCTCAAATTCGAACCCAAAATTCAACCTCAGTACCCTTCAACATGTTCCaagattattataattatatgaacCAAGGAAAACAATGCAAGATGGAGCAATTCTCAAACACTAAGAACCAGCCTGTGGTCAGTGCCTCTCAAGACACGTGCCTCAGCAATGACACTTCCTCGGTGGTTTCTAAGCAAGACAACAACATAGGAAGGAACAAGGCATTGTACGAGGATAATTTTGAAGCTCCTTCATCAGTTGCTACTACCCTCTCAGATTTGGAATGCCTGTGGGATGATTACTGAAGAATAATTGAAAAACATGAGATGCATGAAGAGAGAGATAAAAGCAAGTTAATTTGTTGATTTATGGTTTTTTATATAGTTACTACAACATACCATATATTTTCTGATTTTAGACGGTGATATATACAgatatatgttatatattagACATGGAAGAAGTTCTGGTGGGATACTCGTATACTGTATAgatttatgattgattgattagatTATCCAGGGTCTTGTTAAAGTTGGGTTTATATTTCATAGACTAAAGAGAAGGATTTGATCATGCTCttgtaaatttttcttttgttatataattagtgggtttgttttattaattaatttctttatttatttttcagttgCATTTGTATTAGTTCTCTAAATTTTGCTTGTATAACAAGTTTCATGTATCTAATTGaatactttcaggtacttataTACATTGTTCATTATTCTTTTTGATATTCCAAACaagtttaatttgttaattacgACCAATTTTCAAGCCCTTCCAATGATCTTCCTGCGGCACAATGTATATTTTATGCTGTGTGGAATATTATTTCTGCGTGACATCCCACCAAGAGTGGGGAGAATTAATTCCCAAGGAAATTGTGCATTTGTTTTTTCAACTTTGGAATTTAAAGGTTGTGGCTTCCTACCTAGTGCCTCCCACCCAGGCATGACTATTGTTGTCCTTTTAAAGTTTTCAAGTACCCCGAAAGATACGATGCTATAGCTCCTGAGATATATATGTCGCTTAATTAATGTTGTGTAATTAAGTTCATAGTTATTAAGTgaataagtaattaattaaaatgacactttgttacaaattttcttagtgtaaataattaaatgaacaaAGAGGTACACACAGAcatcatttttaaattgtaaGAAATACTACTACTTGGTACTATTAAtcgaattattaattatattataagggAAGTAATGAAAATTATGTAAGGGTGAATGTGAAGACACCACCAATTATGAGTGGGCAGTAATTAACCAAGTTGATGAAGCACGTGAATAATTCCCTGAATCCGTGCAGAAGATGCCTCTGGTGGTATAGAATttcaaagaatattttaaaaaagcacacactaataattacaaaactattttagtaaccacaacaacaacaatggtgGGTTTCTTGACTGCCGCCTGAAATCTTGTGTCCAAAGAAACCTAGTCACCAAGTGTCTACCTACCCAAATACTCCTTAGTTTGAGTTGTTGTGTTGAATCTGTTTTTTATGACATTTGTGCAAAATATACATGTTTCGTACACATATGAATAATGTACATGTCTAGTGAGTATAAATTGTACCTTGCTCAAGCTATCTATCAATGaccatgtatatatatagtatatatatacacttaatTAATTACTTCCTATGTGTATGTATAAACGTGTGTGCCtagtattttctttctcttcttttaccCATCTTTTTGTGTAGGTGTCTCTTAAGGAACATAATTGAGAGCCGTGCGAGAATTAAGAATCATATTTATGGTATATTTACATGGATATATAATGGGATATACAGAAAGTACGGTGGAGGTGGCCAAGGAATGGGGTAAGGGCATGCTAGCTAGCTATCGAAtattggaagaaaagaaaggtttcaattttttcatatgataatgataataataaaatgggaaaaaaatacGCTAATGCACATTCCTTTCCATTCAAAGCAAAGTGTTCATTGTGGTTTTATGCTTGAGGGAAACTTAACCGacattttatatgtatattgtTGAGTCTTCTGCGGCTCCTTCTGTTTTTTTGCACTACTAATTGATCTTTGGagttttttctttccctttctttcatGGGGAAAAAGGAGTGAAAAA
This region includes:
- the LOC114383415 gene encoding NAC domain-containing protein 87-like, translating into MMEEPVVVNKGDDHDHDHEPLDLPPGFRFHPTDEEIITCYLTEKVLNRTFSATAIGEADFNKCEPWDLPKKAKMGEKDWYFFCQRDRKYPTGMRTNRATQSGYWKATGKDKEIFKGKNNLVGMKKTLVFYRGRAPKGEKSNWVMHEFRLDGKFACYNLPKASKDEWVVCKVFHKGNTTTTDVVNKRALPIINPCLLRMNSSIGEDLFDFSSLPPLVDPLFDQTSNKHIDNDFKGTNNTPSSSSAKPPSSGYYLPNFINNNNNQHMLMMMKPEEHKMYEIPTNNYASTSQVNFTTTNNPIMGISTGNNNTLLSQPQIRTQNSTSVPFNMFQDYYNYMNQGKQCKMEQFSNTKNQPVVSASQDTCLSNDTSSVVSKQDNNIGRNKALYEDNFEAPSSVATTLSDLECLWDDY